The proteins below are encoded in one region of Phycisphaerae bacterium:
- a CDS encoding MFS transporter gives MNRAVVVDENFLSYVGHRRLEDGAPSARPDDEPVVPGSELTCRDLRELFESQILSRHIDYVAREMRARNDGFYTIGSAGHEGNALVGRLTRVTDLAFLHYRSGAFMAERARKRPDLDFIRDTMLGFAASSDDPTAGGRHKIWGSLALNVPPQTSTIASHFPKAVGAAMSIARARRIDPRIDIPPDMLVVCSFGDASVSHATAQTALNAAARAAYQQLPIPILFVCEDNGVGISVKTPHGWIRANYVNRFGLTYFEANGLDLIEGYTAVRAAIDHCRSRRQPVFLHLNVVRLLGHAGTDPETEYHGWDEIEAAEARDPLLSCARRVMDLGVMTPADVLALYERTRERVREAAEAAAHRPKLSSAAQIMAPLAPHSPDAVAAEAARVPSLEDRLHIFGSEDQLPEHRPARHLGALINHGLHDLLVKYPRAVVFGEDVAKRGGVYHVTTGLMSRFGAGRVFNTVLDETTILGLAVGAAHLGLLPIPEIQYLAYYHNAEDQIRGEACSLQYFSNGQFRNPMVIRIAGWGYQKGFGGHFHNDNSIAALRDVPGLVIATPSRGDDAVKMLRTCMAMATVDGRVIAFVEPIALYMTKDLWEPKDRSWSFEYPPPQEFIPFGEGAVYHEEARDLTIITFGNGVYLSLRAARALHEQHGMAARIVDLRWLNPLNENWIIAQAQTTGRVLVVDEGRRTGGINEAVLALLWEHCGGAVRAARVTGLDTYIPLGPAADLVLPSEQGIIDAALALR, from the coding sequence CTGAATCGCGCGGTCGTGGTGGACGAGAACTTTCTTTCTTATGTCGGCCACCGCCGGCTTGAAGACGGCGCCCCCTCCGCTCGGCCGGACGACGAGCCGGTTGTTCCCGGCAGTGAACTCACCTGTCGCGACCTGCGCGAGCTGTTCGAATCGCAAATTCTGTCCCGGCATATCGACTACGTGGCCCGCGAAATGCGCGCCCGCAATGACGGGTTCTATACCATCGGTAGTGCCGGGCACGAGGGGAACGCGCTGGTCGGCCGCCTGACTCGGGTTACCGATCTGGCGTTTCTCCACTATCGCAGTGGGGCGTTCATGGCTGAACGCGCGCGAAAGCGGCCCGACCTCGACTTCATTCGGGACACCATGCTCGGTTTCGCGGCCAGCAGCGACGACCCCACCGCGGGCGGGCGGCACAAGATCTGGGGCAGCCTGGCACTGAACGTTCCGCCCCAGACGAGCACGATTGCCAGTCATTTTCCAAAGGCGGTCGGTGCGGCGATGAGCATCGCCCGGGCGCGGCGTATCGATCCCCGTATCGATATTCCTCCCGACATGCTCGTCGTCTGCTCCTTCGGCGATGCTTCCGTTAGTCATGCCACCGCGCAAACGGCGCTCAATGCGGCGGCAAGGGCGGCATACCAGCAGTTGCCGATTCCCATCCTCTTCGTCTGCGAGGACAACGGTGTCGGCATCAGCGTGAAGACGCCTCACGGGTGGATTCGGGCGAACTATGTGAATCGGTTCGGCCTGACCTATTTCGAGGCCAACGGACTCGATCTGATCGAAGGCTACACCGCGGTGCGCGCCGCCATCGATCATTGCCGCTCCCGCCGCCAGCCTGTTTTCCTCCATTTGAACGTCGTGCGCCTGCTGGGACATGCGGGCACGGACCCGGAGACCGAGTACCACGGCTGGGACGAAATCGAGGCGGCCGAGGCGCGGGATCCGCTGCTGAGCTGCGCGCGTCGCGTGATGGATCTGGGCGTGATGACGCCTGCCGACGTGCTTGCCCTTTATGAACGGACGCGCGAACGGGTTCGCGAGGCCGCGGAGGCCGCGGCCCACCGGCCGAAATTGAGTTCGGCTGCGCAGATCATGGCGCCCCTGGCGCCGCATTCGCCGGACGCCGTCGCCGCGGAAGCGGCGCGCGTGCCGTCGCTGGAGGATCGTCTTCATATCTTCGGCAGTGAAGACCAGTTGCCGGAGCACCGGCCCGCTCGCCACCTGGGAGCGCTGATCAACCACGGTTTGCATGATCTGCTGGTCAAGTACCCCCGCGCCGTCGTCTTCGGAGAAGACGTAGCCAAGCGTGGCGGGGTATACCACGTCACGACCGGACTCATGTCCAGGTTCGGAGCGGGGCGCGTCTTCAATACTGTTCTGGATGAAACCACGATCCTTGGTCTGGCTGTCGGCGCCGCCCATCTGGGGCTGCTTCCCATACCGGAAATTCAATACCTGGCCTACTACCATAACGCCGAGGATCAGATTCGCGGCGAGGCGTGCTCGCTCCAGTATTTCTCCAATGGACAGTTTCGCAACCCCATGGTCATTCGCATCGCCGGGTGGGGATATCAGAAAGGATTCGGCGGGCACTTCCATAACGACAACAGCATCGCCGCCTTACGCGATGTGCCCGGTCTCGTCATCGCCACGCCGAGCCGCGGCGACGACGCTGTGAAGATGCTCCGGACATGTATGGCCATGGCAACGGTCGACGGCCGGGTCATTGCCTTTGTCGAGCCGATCGCCCTGTACATGACCAAGGATCTCTGGGAACCCAAGGATCGGAGCTGGAGCTTCGAATACCCTCCGCCGCAGGAGTTCATTCCTTTCGGGGAGGGGGCGGTCTATCACGAGGAAGCCCGCGACCTCACCATCATCACCTTCGGCAACGGCGTGTACTTGTCTCTCCGCGCCGCGCGGGCACTCCACGAGCAGCATGGGATGGCCGCAAGAATCGTTGATCTACGCTGGCTGAATCCGCTGAATGAAAATTGGATCATCGCGCAGGCCCAGACGACCGGGCGGGTTCTCGTGGTTGACGAGGGCCGGCGAACAGGGGGAATCAACGAGGCCGTGCTGGCCCTGCTCTGGGAGCATTGTGGCGGCGCGGTGCGTGCCGCCCGGGTGACCGGCCTGGATACCTACATTCCGCTGGGACCGGCCGCTGACCTGGTCCTGCCGAGTGAGCAAGGCATTATCGACGCCGCGTTGGCGCTGCGATGA